In a single window of the Rhopalosiphum padi isolate XX-2018 chromosome 1, ASM2088224v1, whole genome shotgun sequence genome:
- the LOC132931994 gene encoding putative uncharacterized protein DDB_G0271606: MIPQVSSLCVLLLIAGSCWADQQQQQLGIPSSLDAESINDLAKKPVKLDPKLRKALLKVLNRLEEEDRVTEVKLAEVESQQFEQQQQQFQQQQQQFQQQQFEQQQQQLRQKQQQQRKQIRILDQQQIQILGQQQIQLQDQQKKQLQNQEQKLELLQDQELRLENSQDLQQRQNHQQPQLHFNVQEPTEQTKQERQNFTPSQTPTVALPTSTIAFTTPTEVFQPTPTAAFPTSASPKTAAVTLTTSTSSGLLPTLSPTPNSLAATKSVSIVNDDVEKTPNNVLRTTSPGTSVAPPTDTGTVVDFFEAPLLTAFTVQQDSAGVPRRVIPIFTEPGQLERQKILALETRAESGNGGDRNTVEPDRNELDFLKSVELSKQQVPSREELQQQESFALQQQLRFQQQLQQRAVLEEQQRRQQIAQQRQLQQQQLQQQQQQQQQQQQLQQQQQQQQQQQQRQRQQQQQQQQRQQQQQQQQQQLQQQQQLQQQQQLQQQQQLQQQQQLLQQQRTVVFQPQQQQQLQLQPVQVQPQQQPIRFVQQQRPQFGDGPLTLLPQFVQQQQQQARVLRQPQSQSFGYGLSVPRLPGDLDVVYKVLALNHEGRNSNVVGPQPLLF; this comes from the coding sequence GTATCATCATTATGTGTGCTTCTTTTAATCGCCGGATCTTGTTGGGCggatcaacaacaacaacaactagGAATTCCTAGTTCTCTCGACGCCGAATCCATCAATGACCTGGCCAAAAAGCCAGTGAAACTGGATCCAAAGTTACGTAAAGCTTTGCTTAAAGTACTCAATCGCTTAGAAGAAGAAGACAGAGTAACTGAAGTAAAACTGGCGGAAGTCGAATCACAACAATTcgaacaacagcaacaacagtttcaacaacagcaacaacaattTCAACAACAACAATTCgaacaacagcagcaacaactAAGACAAAAGCAGCAACAGCAACGGAAACAAATACGAATTCTAGATCAACAGCAAATTCAAATACTAGGGCAACAGCAAATACAGTTACAAGATCAACAGAAAAAACAGTTACAGAATCAAGAGCAGAAACTGGAGCTACTACAGGACCAAGAGCTAAGACTGGAGAATTCGCAAGACCTACAACAGCGACAGAACCACCAACAACCACAACTGCATTTCAACGTGCAAGAGCCGACAGAACAGACGAAACAAGAACGTCAAAACTTCACACCGTCTCAGACGCCGACAGTGGCGTTGCCCACGTCGACGATAGCGTTTACCACTCCAACCGAAGTATTTCAGCCTACTCCGACGGCAGCGTTTCCCACTTCAGCCTCGCCCAAGACGGCGGCAGTGACGTTAACTACGTCCACGTCGTCAGGCCTATTGCCCACGCTGTCGCCGACGCCCAATTCACTCGCGGCCACTAAGTCCGTATCGATCGTAAACGACGACGTGGAAAAGACACCAAACAATGTTCTACGTACGACATCGCCGGGCACGTCCGTCGCACCACCTACAGACACCGGCACAGTAGTTGACTTTTTTGAGGCGCCTTTGCTGACAGCGTTTACGGTGCAACAGGACTCTGCGGGCGTCCCGCGGCGTGTCATACCCATTTTCACGGAACCGGGACAGCTAGAGAGGCAGAAGATACTGGCCCTGGAAACCCGGGCAGAATCAGGCAATGGCGGGGACCGGAATACTGTCGAACCGGACAGGAACGAACTGGACTTCTTGAAAAGCGTCGAGTTATCTAAACAACAGGTACCGTCGCGGGAAGAACTGCAGCAGCAAGAGTCGTTCGCCTTGCAACAACAGTTGAGGTTCCAACAACAACTACAGCAAAGAGCGGTGCTCGAGGAACAACAGCGCCGGCAACAGATCGCCCAACAACGGCaactacaacaacaacaattgcaacaacaacaacaacagcagcagcaacaacaacaactgcaacaacaacaacagcagcagcaacaacaacaacaacgacaacgacagcagcagcaacagcaacagcaacgtcagcagcagcagcagcagcagcaacagcaactgcagcagcaacagcaacttcagcagcaacagcaactacagcagcaacagcaactgcagcagcaacagcaattGCTACAGCAACAAAGGACAGTGGTCTTCCAGccacagcaacagcagcaactGCAGTTGCAACCTGTCCAAGTGCAGCCACAGCAGCAACCCATCCGATTTGTGCAACAACAGCGACCGCAGTTCGGTGACGGTCCGTTGACGCTTCTCCCGCAGTTTGtccaacaacagcagcagcaggcACGAGTGCTTAGGCAACCACAATCGCAGTCTTTCGGTTACGGGTTGTCAGTACCCAGACTTCCGGGAGATCTGGACGTAGTATACAAGGTGTTGGCTTTGAACCATGAGGGCAGAAACAGCAATGTGGTCGGACCTCAGCCGTTATTGTTCTGA